One segment of Desulfovibrio inopinatus DSM 10711 DNA contains the following:
- a CDS encoding PEP/pyruvate-binding domain-containing protein, translated as MRLVCTLDAVSPSAVAEFGGKACSLASMARQGYRVPPTICLSRDAYRFFIESAGLDELLTKFFEQYDWTSFRWEEVWDIALRIRHAFSAAAMPDELIAALIPRIQETFGTTATAIRSSAPEEDHADASFAGLHDSFLDIQGIDNILSHINLVFASLWTDRALLYRRELGLDPRTSAMAVIVQAMVYGPVCGVVFTRDPQREHDGLIEAACARGQDLVDGRVEPARYVMDRNSGHIRSASGHDDVHAILGSTGIEQLFADAMNLEHVFGRPQDVEWVFHDEGIVFLQARPVTTTYEPILDEDVPVWEHADKRPWYRSLSKSLDQLNALHQEVETELIPAMQSEAETMKGADFSRYEDMELAREIERRVHLYEHWRHVYYDRFIPMAHGMRLFAMVYNQALRPDDPYAFMELLQTSHLESLKRNRLLSALADMARSSPDVLDAIHDGQRPDDAVFGQLFDTFIAGFGDLVCNLAWCEQGEVGVLRLVARMAAKPAQASIAREHDTTVHEARYLNAFPEKRRQFAQDVLNIGRASYRLRDDDNIYLGRIEAGLLVAVEEGKKRLKEHGKKLERATSETVAALLSGQSLPESIESNFVSPKSEVRPHDRTERILHGHPAGPGIARGRARVIASPADLYTVEHGDVLVVDALDPNMTFVVPLASAIIERRGGMLIHGAIIAREYGIACVTGIGNATTRIVTGDMLVVDGYTGQVRFERQPLEPAQDGPTGPVKLT; from the coding sequence ATGCGACTCGTGTGCACTCTTGATGCGGTTTCTCCCTCCGCTGTTGCTGAATTCGGCGGCAAAGCGTGCTCCTTGGCCTCCATGGCACGGCAAGGGTATCGTGTTCCACCGACAATCTGTCTTTCCCGTGATGCCTATCGTTTTTTCATTGAAAGCGCGGGGTTGGACGAGCTTCTCACAAAGTTCTTCGAACAATATGACTGGACTTCATTTCGCTGGGAAGAGGTGTGGGATATCGCGTTGCGTATTCGTCATGCTTTTAGCGCGGCGGCTATGCCCGACGAATTGATAGCCGCATTAATTCCACGTATTCAAGAAACATTCGGGACAACAGCCACGGCAATACGTTCTTCAGCTCCCGAAGAAGACCATGCCGACGCATCCTTTGCTGGTTTGCACGATTCCTTCCTCGATATCCAGGGTATCGACAATATCCTTTCACATATCAACCTCGTGTTTGCCTCGCTTTGGACGGATAGAGCATTGCTGTATCGTCGTGAACTCGGACTTGATCCACGAACAAGTGCCATGGCAGTGATCGTTCAGGCCATGGTGTACGGTCCGGTCTGTGGGGTCGTCTTTACTCGCGACCCGCAACGTGAACACGATGGCCTTATAGAGGCTGCTTGTGCCCGTGGGCAGGATCTCGTTGATGGTCGGGTGGAACCGGCACGCTATGTCATGGATCGGAATTCGGGACATATTCGCTCTGCCTCTGGCCATGACGACGTACATGCGATTCTTGGCTCTACGGGCATTGAGCAGTTATTTGCCGATGCGATGAACCTGGAACACGTTTTTGGCCGACCACAGGATGTGGAATGGGTATTCCACGATGAGGGCATTGTGTTTCTTCAGGCACGTCCCGTCACAACTACCTATGAGCCTATACTGGACGAGGACGTACCGGTCTGGGAACATGCTGATAAACGTCCTTGGTATCGAAGTCTATCGAAAAGCTTGGACCAACTCAACGCGTTGCACCAAGAGGTGGAGACCGAGCTAATCCCCGCCATGCAATCTGAAGCGGAAACGATGAAAGGAGCGGATTTTTCACGATATGAAGACATGGAACTTGCCCGCGAAATCGAGCGACGCGTTCACCTGTATGAGCACTGGAGACATGTCTATTATGACCGGTTCATTCCCATGGCGCACGGGATGCGATTGTTTGCCATGGTATACAACCAAGCGTTGCGACCAGACGATCCGTATGCATTCATGGAACTGTTGCAAACGTCCCATCTGGAGAGTTTGAAACGGAATCGATTGCTGAGTGCACTGGCCGACATGGCCAGGTCGTCACCGGATGTGTTAGATGCCATACACGACGGTCAGCGTCCTGATGACGCCGTGTTCGGACAACTTTTCGATACGTTTATCGCCGGTTTTGGTGATTTGGTGTGCAACCTGGCATGGTGCGAACAGGGCGAAGTCGGCGTCCTTCGCCTTGTGGCTCGTATGGCGGCAAAACCGGCTCAAGCGTCTATTGCCAGAGAGCACGATACAACGGTCCATGAGGCTCGTTATCTCAACGCCTTTCCTGAAAAACGGCGCCAATTTGCCCAAGATGTTTTGAATATAGGTCGTGCGAGTTATCGTCTCCGTGATGACGATAATATATATTTAGGACGTATTGAAGCCGGTTTGCTTGTTGCCGTAGAGGAAGGCAAAAAGCGTCTTAAAGAGCACGGGAAGAAGTTGGAACGTGCAACATCGGAAACGGTTGCCGCACTGTTGTCAGGGCAATCATTACCAGAATCGATCGAATCAAATTTTGTTTCTCCAAAGTCGGAAGTCAGGCCGCATGATCGTACAGAGCGTATCCTCCATGGACATCCTGCCGGTCCTGGGATTGCCCGTGGTCGGGCCCGTGTCATTGCTTCGCCAGCGGATTTGTATACTGTCGAGCATGGGGATGTGCTTGTCGTTGATGCTTTGGACCCCAATATGACCTTTGTTGTTCCATTGGCTTCGGCGATCATTGAACGACGAGGCGGCATGCTCATTCATGGTGCCATTATTGCCCGGGAATATGGTATTGCCTGTGTGACAGGTATTGGTAATGCTACAACGCGTATTGTGACGGGAGACATGCTTGTTGTTGACGGATACACGGGACAGGTTCGTTTTGAAAGACAGCCTCTTGAACCCGCGCAAGACGGCCCGACTGGGCCTGTGAAATTAACATGA
- a CDS encoding MauE/DoxX family redox-associated membrane protein, producing MTLWNVLGSVWAYRFIRWTVAVFFLVAGVLKLADINAFTGVINAFAIAPSSVVDILAWALPVLEIIGALGLVFGMRTGNVILFLLLCLFLGVLVYAISIGLDVDCGCYGPEDPEGEVFHSLWTSLYRDFGLLAGVLYCIGWPYFGESSARGRQHSDCIA from the coding sequence ATGACGTTGTGGAATGTTCTTGGCTCGGTGTGGGCATATCGATTTATACGATGGACCGTCGCCGTTTTTTTCCTGGTCGCCGGAGTACTCAAACTGGCGGATATCAATGCTTTTACTGGCGTTATAAACGCATTTGCCATTGCTCCTTCATCTGTTGTCGATATTTTAGCTTGGGCGTTGCCAGTCCTGGAAATTATAGGGGCTCTTGGCCTGGTTTTTGGCATGCGTACGGGCAATGTGATACTTTTTCTCCTCTTGTGCTTGTTTCTCGGCGTTCTTGTTTACGCAATTTCCATCGGATTGGATGTGGACTGCGGCTGCTATGGGCCGGAGGATCCTGAAGGTGAAGTATTCCATAGCTTGTGGACATCGCTTTATCGAGACTTCGGTCTTTTAGCCGGAGTGCTTTATTGCATTGGCTGGCCGTATTTTGGAGAATCGTCGGCGCGGGGCCGTCAGCATTCCGACTGCATTGCATAA
- a CDS encoding rhodanese-like domain-containing protein — translation MGTGKIRVAVFALVVCCFLAATAQADKFTDEVAKEQGAVKLVREVQRGDYDVITAEELKAKVDAKDNMIIIDTMPYEASYVKMHVPGAKQFLFPIPDMEEWDIKETDGKTQDDYIALLGPDKDKAIIVYCGFVKCTRSHNGAAWAKKLGYKNVYRFPGGIFAWKGADYPVETGAAK, via the coding sequence ATGGGAACTGGAAAGATTCGTGTTGCTGTATTTGCCCTCGTCGTGTGCTGTTTTTTGGCAGCAACGGCACAGGCCGACAAGTTTACAGATGAAGTTGCTAAAGAACAGGGCGCGGTCAAGCTCGTACGGGAAGTGCAACGCGGCGATTATGATGTGATCACGGCTGAAGAGCTCAAAGCGAAAGTTGATGCCAAAGATAACATGATTATCATCGATACCATGCCGTACGAAGCGAGCTATGTAAAAATGCACGTTCCCGGCGCCAAACAATTCTTGTTTCCTATTCCGGACATGGAAGAATGGGATATCAAGGAAACCGACGGTAAGACGCAAGATGATTACATTGCGCTCTTGGGACCGGATAAAGACAAAGCCATTATTGTCTATTGTGGTTTCGTCAAATGCACGCGCAGCCATAATGGCGCAGCATGGGCCAAGAAATTAGGGTATAAAAACGTGTACCGTTTTCCCGGTGGTATTTTTGCCTGGAAAGGCGCGGACTATCCGGTTGAGACCGGCGCAGCCAAATAA